In the genome of Lactuca sativa cultivar Salinas chromosome 3, Lsat_Salinas_v11, whole genome shotgun sequence, the window AACTTCCAAAAATACacctaaattattattattttcttttagaAATACTTGTACAACATAGGTAGATTTTTGTATCAATAACGCTAAAAAGTTCTTATAGATAAATGTAAACTTCAACATCTTGCAAAATAAAAGCATTAACTAAATTAAACATGTAATACAAGtgcatattgatgggttttaggtaaaacaaataaactagaaaacaattcctaagttcgcatgcaacctactttggatttatgttttaactattgaacatacaactttaaattgcaaaacaagaaccctagaggaggaggctattttcgaaattagtaAACTAGgtttaggagttacatacctttcaattgttatagcaaacaattaataattcccttgatcttgatcttcttggaggcttagcaccacaagtgtaatgcctctaatggattcacacccaaactagcaagaaggaaaataGAAGAGTgcaattcggccagggtttcttccaaagaaatCAGTGTCCTcaaatgtgaaccaggaggctccttaaatAGTTgaaggatctagggtttaggggaaaccctagttatcctttgcttagggcctaagcaaaaaCCAAAGGCCTTATCTTagaccccttggacgaattctctagggtttcccctaGGGTTTTCGTCCACCTTCTTTCAAGGGGGTTCTGGATCCTTCCATTCAACTATCagttaattgcaaactagtccctgcactttataattaattcttttaaccccaaaattaattctaattaatttctggctaacaattaattaaacatagtgatttcttattaatatattaatcttttaacatattaataaattcatttatattaatttattaatctcataataaattaatatctctcctttcataatttccttgtctggttgctaggtttgagggcaacccaaaaggattgtgttgctattaattcaagtacataccaattatagttatgggcttagacacctaatccaacacatatatcTTTTACTCTTCAAACTTTATCTCTATCTTGTCCTTTCCTAATTAAATTTCCAGAGAACTCAAACGACATATAATATAAGCTATAATGAAAGCTTACTTAGTGTTAGAACAAGTAGGGTttgtggtggagatctggataccaacttggatcgtgtgaacactttccaaactgatatttctaccatatgtctgggttacaagaaattcagcctaaGATAATTCAAGATGACACTTACGATTTTAGGCATAGAAATCGTAAGGCAAATTGCTAGAAAGatattgtaaatgtttgaagaaaaacGAGAGCTAATTTTCATGTGTCTCTTCTAAAAGGTAGAgcaatttatatataataaacaagATTATGGTTTCATTAGGGTTGAGCCGTCATGAGTTCCTGTGGAAGCAAGTCAGGGTAATTTgtattttaatgaggatttagagTTTACAAAACTCAGCGGGACCCcggccaggggctctgccccttggaccccactaGTGGCGCCACCCTTTTCAAAACCCCAGACCCAGGGGCACTGCCCCTGAACCTCGGACTTGTCGTCAAACCggcttctaattcgatcttatacatgaGTACACTCTGCACAAACCtcgtacatatattagagtacaaattatgaagcctcttaactcacatgttagttccagttacataaaatgacatagtaacactaaaatcaccaacacttAATGGGTGTTCGGGATTGTTTTTTAAAATGACTTATTAACttatttgtttttcaaaaaactaataaattaaaaaaaatgtttggtaAACACTAAACTTTTAGACAAAATTAGGCTTAAAAATGACTTTCAAAAAAATCATGAATTCCTAATTTTACAAAAAAGCCAATAAAAAGATTTAAAAACTCTCCCAAATACGCCCTTAGTAATACTTTAATTATTCATGGTAATAATAATATTTTGTTCATTTTTATATACAACTACTAATTGGGTTTAATTATTATATCAGTTCCCATTATCTTATACCTTGATTCGCTAATGAAAAAATGCAAATATCAAAGCTAATTTTGTGACCGActaaaaaaatctttttaaatTAAACTTAACatgaaaatcaaaaatcaaaagggTCCTTTTTCGTCAAAAACTCTAAATACCAAAGTTGATGGAAATAGAAACAGCGACATAACTAACGTGAAATTTATGAAACTTTGACTAAAACTGTGACCTTGtgccaaccacagggaccatttctgtaatttactAAAGGTCGTTATTGTGCCTGCCGTTCCATTTTAGCAAAGCCAATTCAATTTTCACTTCAGTACCAACCAACCGGCTTATTATTTGAAAGGTTAAGAGATCACCGACTCATTTATTTTACAACGATATTATGTCTAATATTTAATATAACATGGAAAATAAAGGGAATTAATTGCCTTGAAGAGTATAAGTCTTGGACTGGAAATCAGCACATCCAATGTGACTGACTACAATGTATGTGCTATCAATCAACAATAATAGTCACAGATCTTGGGTATCGGAGGCATGTCCACATCCAAAACACCTTCAAGAATACGTTCCACCATACTCATGGTGGGCCTTCTTTCTTCCTCATCTTGGATGCACCAACACGCAACTTTGCATATTTTTGTCACTTTTTCAACACAAGCTTCCCTGTTTAACCTGCTGTCTAGTACGCTAAGGATATCAGTTCCATGTATAAGAACATTTGCAACCAAACCAGGGAAGTATTTACTCCTTGAATCTTCAGATGCTTCTGCATTTCTCTTACCATAAACCAATTCAAAAAGCATCATTCCATAGCTATAAACATCTGTTTTGGCTGTGATAGCCACCCCTGATAACCATTCTGGTGCAAGATATCCTATTGTCCCCCTTGTACTTGTCAAAACCCTACTAAAGTCTCGACCAACAAGCTTTGCCAGACCAAAATCTGCAATTTTCGGACAGAATTCGGCATCTAAAAGAATGTTTTCTGGCTTTATGTCACAGTGAATGATACAGTCTCTGCACTTCTCATGAAGATAAACCAAGCCTCTTGCAGTTCCAAGTGCAATCTGATACCTCGTTTCCCAGTTTAGAACTTGCTTTCCATGGAAAAGATGGGTGTCCAGAGAACCGTTTGTCATGTAATCATACACCAACAGCTTATTGTTACCTTGAGCACAAAACCCACGAAGGCGTACAAGATTAACGTGTTGGATAGTACCGATTGTGCTGACTTCACTCCTGAACTGTTTCTCTCCTTGGCTGATGCTTTCCAGCTTTTTCACTGCCACAATCGACGAATCATGCAGTACCCCCTTGAAAACAGAGCCAAACCCACCTTCTCCCAATTTGTCTGAGAATCTTTTTGTGGCAATTTGTAAATCTTTGTAGACAAATGACACCAATGATCCCTCCATTCTCGTCTTACCCACCGATAATGATATCCTCTTTTTTCTAAAGATCAAGACCAAAATTACACCCAAAACAAAAACCACACCTCCTACAAACCCCACAACAGCACCCATGTTGACTGAATTACTCTTCTTGTGATGTGGAAGATCTTTAGAAGCAACTTTGACATAGATTGTTTTCCCTCTGCCATTGTCTTCCAAGAGGTTCAAGAGATCTCCATTCCAAACTGAACATTGATTATCGACAAAAGCGTAAGCATTACAGGAGCAATTGTTTAGACAGGTGGTATGACATTCTTCGGCTCCCCCAAATGCCACAGAGTTATGTGGAGGCAGTTTCTCTACTGTAATCATGAGAAAATCAGGCTTTTCAGCAATTCTTCCACACTGCAAATCGGTTTTTCTCACACACCCACCGGAGAAGTCACTCTGATTCCAATCACTCTCTGATGTTGGCTCAAAATCAGTCAAGCAATTACAGAAAGGTAATCCAGATTGGCTGCAAATCCCAAAAGCCCCACACAAAGCATAGACCTCACACTGCATTCTAGGTTGAGACCAAAATAAATTCCACTGCTCGGTAGTTTCCAAGTATGACAGCTGCTGAACCTGCCCTGAGAAATGTATGATAAATCTTGAAATATATGATGGATTATATAAAGAATATGTAAAATAACTCTCGTTTTCATTGTCAACGTAGCTGAAGTTATAGATATAATTCAAACTCATTTCGGGTACAGCGCTAAAGATTCTACCATTCCAAGATCCACTAGTCCAATACTCTACACTTCTATTCCATTTAATCACATACTGTTTCTCATCTTGGTCAAACTCCAAAGAAAAGGGACCCATTGAAGGATCTTCTGTACTTTTCCATGAAGTGATAATCTGCTTTGTGTTTGTTCGCTTGTTGTATCCAAACTTGCCACCAGGCAAGAAAGTATTGGTTGGATGATCAAAACTTTGCCAAATTGGTGTGGTTGAACTTGAACTCGAATTATATCTCAAAACTAAATTACCATCATCAAGAAGAACTACTGATAATGCAGATGTTGTGGGTGTAGGTGTAGGGGTTATATTTGTAGACCAAATTTGGGTGTTTGACTCGTTTAAGAGCACTAAGTTAGCATTGACAATTTGTAATTTAGAAGAGAATGCATCGGAGATGGGTGTCTCTCTATTTGCTACCCAGACTACAGTTTCAGAAGTTGTTCTGATGTTCTTGTACCAAATTCCTATGTAATAGTTGGGAGACTGACCTGGTTTAAAGAAACCCAATTCAAAAATTTCTGCAGGAGAGACAAGGGTCTGGTTCCCAGTGAGAGATTGATTCACAGCTAAAATATTATTAGCTCCTGATGAGAGAGAAGGAATGGAAAACaaagacaaaaagaaaaagagcTGAGAAGGAATTACAATCATGCTTACTTAGTATGCTCAGCTTCTGCATATGCTGATTCCTACAAATTATGAACACCACAATAAAaagggatatatacagtaaagtcccaatattttcatcgatttgacaagaaagtcctaaactttatttttttgacagtaaagtccaaattaccggcagtttttgacacttttaccctttttccccggttagccggtaattaggacttttttgtcaaccaaataaagtttaggactttcttgtcaaatcgtcaattaggactttactgtaaaaaaaaataaactttaggacttttttgtTAAATCgttcaaaatattgggactttagtgaatatataattttttttgttagaaatttaatggtatgatactctttaagcataagagttattgaaacattctctaatcagctagatcctattgaaatcctttacgtttgcttcttggtaaatcgtttttttaatctcaacaaaccgacattgaaaaaaattgagataatcaagaaagacagaaagaaccagggttgtgttggctttttgcagtctcaaaaatggagaaataagaaaccGAAAAAACGAAATTGTCCTTCTTTCCCTTCTCCACATTCACACCCTTTTGACTAGacatgtgttgtttgtgtttgtataaagcTAGGGTAatttcgtttttttaggtttctaatttctccatttttgagactacaaaaagccaacacaaccctggttctttctttctttcttgattatctcaatttttttcaatgtcggtttgttgagattaaaaaaacgatttaacaagaagcaaacgtaaagaatttcaataggatctagctgattagagaatgtttcaataactcttatgcttaaagagtatcataccattaaatttctaacaaaaaaaattatatattcactaaagtcccaatattttgaacgatttgacaaaaaagtcctaaagtttattttttttgacagtaaagtcctaattgacgatttgacaagaaagtcctaaactttatttggttgacaaaaaagtcctaattaccggctaaccggggaaaaagggtaaaagtgtcaaaaactgccggtaatttggactttactgtcaaaaaaataaagtttaggactttcttgtcaaatcgatgaaaatattgggactttactgtatatatccccAATAAAAAAGCACAacaatgtaagaaaaaaaatatataagaacTAGTAATTGTTGAAAATGGTAATTCAACTACCAATTACCAACAATTCCACCATGTCATTTTCAGTCTACCCAGTCTTCTTCGTCAACACATTTAACCATTACACATTTGTCTCATATTTTAATATCTTTATAAGCTTGGTCCAAACATTTATATAGCTTTTTTCccaacttttttttaaaattactTTTTCTAGAGATTTTGTTTTACAGTTTTGTGTTTTATGGAATCCTTTTTACAAAATCACAaatttgtttttacaaaattaattttggtttacagtttatttgttttttacaactttttctaCATTTGTTATTATGaatgttgtttttaaaaaaaattatatctttATTTTTCTGCGTGTTTATTAGCTTTTTTTTCCTTTAACAAATTATTTTTTTGTTACAAAATCGTTTTCCAAATTTACTATAAATTCATTTTCATAAAATGTAAGGTTGTATAGACATATACAAATTCCTTTTTTACATAATTGTTTTTACGAATAAGAAGTGTATAGTTATATATCTatattaggtgtgagacccgtatattatacgggttgattaaaataaaatgttaatataaatgattaaatggaatatttaaatttgaaatttgagataactgaaaattatgagaaaaaaacatgcaaaaaataaataaattaaaattatgtgtttagttatcaAATTTGTATACTAAACGagtaaattataacaaaatgttaaacacaaaagtttaaattgtaaatttatttgaaattgaaattaaaatttagaattttaaatttgaaattaatagtcattatagtaggtttaatttatggaaattatattaatgatatatattaaaaataaaaaatgaagtaaatgagaagtgaaaaataaatatatctcaaaattatgacaaaatgacatgtggctaattgaatgagagaatgacatACGGCAAaaccattcttatttattagggtagattttaACCTAATTcttatataaattatatttaccttttatttatatctttttacaactttgttttcacgACATTGATTATATAAAATTACTTTTATTACATCTTTCATATAAATGTAACACCCTAGTTCTATACATTTATTTCTctttgagtaaattacaaaattaatctCTATGGTTTAGTCAAATCTGCAGTTTCATTCCAACTTTTCAAAAAGTTTGGTCTGTCGTATATGTGTTTCCAAATCTTCCAGTTTTGCTCCCCACTATGTAAATTAGCTATTTACCTTTATGTATTTACTTTTTTGTTTTTATCATCTAAAATAACTATTTACCTTTATGTAAATATAATATAGTGCCCCACCCACCCACCCCAACCATCTCCATTTTTCTCGTTCtatcttgtattttttttttggtaacTGTCATCATCAATCAAAAAATCTCATAAGATCTCTTACCCTTCACTATTGTCCCTCACATTCACCACTGTCACCCACTTCATCTTTGGAAACTTGTAGTCTGTTGTCCTCatataaaaaaaatgacaaaattgcaaaaatggtccctgtaatATGTATTAttttgggttttagtccaaacctcgacttttttggattagtggtccttttgagctattTTGCTTGCGGATTTGATCCGTCGGTAAATTGAAATAATGTAATGCCCTTctgatttatttttatgttttttccatttaatttaaataaaaatgaaaataattaattaatttgaacctctctctctctctctctctagattaatgaattgtaaaccaaaacaatTCTCTGTTATAATCAAAACTCATACGCCAAAATCACTTAAAAACTCACCAATAAACCTATTTTGCCATCTTAAGAAGAATAGTTAAAGAAGAAAAATTAAGATTCTTTTTGTCTGTAAGCATTTTGTTGTGAACATCGGACATGGAAGACAATTGAAGAGAGGTGAGCAACACCTCTGTTTCCAGATGCAGTCAATGAAAGCTCGATGTAACCCATATGCCACTAAACTTGATGCAACAAAGATGAAATCAATGAAAACCCAGGTGAAATCGGACAGAGAATTTGACCAAATCGAGCATGGAAATTGACCAATTAGAGCCATCTTGATAGAAACCCTTACCCTCTTCGATTTGCTGGAGGTGGTGGTGAGGAAGCAATCTTGACAGAAACCCTCACCTGATTTCAACgaattttcataaatcaaatgGAGATGAAACAAAAGGATTTTTTCATTAGAGGTTCAGTGAACAACGAGGCTTCACGATCGTTACCAATATATCAAGTTTTCCAAACTGAGTATCAATGAAATTCATCAAGGAAGCAATGCTTGGTGAGTAAACCAGTGTGCAATTTTGCGACGGCATCGGTACACCGCCTACCTCCCTCGATTTCCTTTCTCATTGCTTCCGATCCTAAAAAATGCCACTGTCTCAGATCTTCAATGTCCTCTCCAATTCAAAAGTGACCCCAGTGCCTCGACCAATACCCATTCTCTGTTGTTTTTTGTGCTTTTTGTCTCCGGCTACGCTCCTTATCCAACCTAGAAAAGGTTATGATGTCGTGGAAGCTCTCGAACACGAAGCTGACACCGAAATCTTCGCATACCCTCTTTATATTTCTCTTTCCCTTTCATTATTGATAATTTAGATCTAGGGTGAAGAACAGAACCAAGCATGAACGATTGTGCTTTTTCCAGATTTGTTAAAGTGTGTATCTTGGTTTTGATAGTGTAGTGTTTCTTGATTTGGTTCCGTTCTCGGAAAGgaggtgttgatgggtttttggagagaaaaaaaaaagagagagagagagagagagagagagagagagacgcaCACACGtcctttattatgttttaattgttaaaatagttaaataaaTAGTATTAGATTTtaaaataatgaaagaaaaaagaaaaaataaatatctcaatggtattatagtcatttcaattttcacagggaccattttcacatacaaattAGTCCAAAATAACCACTAATCCAAAAAAGTccaggtttggactaaaaccccaaaaaaatatataccacagagaccatttttgcagttttgtctaaaaaaataaacaattctCCTTAGTTTTTTTGTGAGGGATTCATCACCATAGCATATCATTAAAGAAAAATCGGGGAGATTCCTTTAAATGATAAAATTCATGGTGCATTTGGTAACTAAATAACACCAATGTTTGTTACCGAATATGTTGAAATTGATTAAAGCAGCTCCAACTGAAATTTAACTTGTACCACTAGTCCTCTTTTTCTCTCCCCCCTAAATCATTGCTACAAAAGAGTTTTGTAAAGAGATTGGTCAATTTAGGGAGAATGAAGAGGATAATTGAGCAGAACATGATTAACAAGTTGTAGGTGTATAATAGGATGACGGTGAAGAGTCAGATTCCAAATGAATCATGTAAGgtcactttccgaactgatatttccaCCGAATATTTGGGTTACAATAAATTCAGTTTAAGATAATCCAAAAGGACACTTTTGAATCTAGGCACAGAAACACATACCAAATTGTCAAACGAATTCTAAGTTTGTTATAAAAGAAAGAGAGCTTAGAAGGGTCTAAGACAACTCAATAAAGAAGTCGTATTTATATTTTGACAGATTAGAAATTCTATCTTCTAAATTAGTTAAGAGAATCACAGATTTGATGGCTTAATTAATAGCTTCCAAAATAGACGAAAATTGTCGATCTTATCATAACCGCCAGGGCTGCCCGAGCCCCTTGGACCCCACTAGGGGTGCTACCCCTAAGACCCTGCAAGGGGGCGAGCCCCCCTTAACCCCGACATTATGTCGTACCGACTTATAATTCAATCTTATATATTCACGCATTCCGCATTCACAAAACATATAATATAGAGTACAAAAAATAAGTCTCTTAGCTCACATATTAATTCCAATCACACAAAATGTCTTGGTGACAGTAAAATCACCAACAGAAGTTGCAACACCATAattcctcctcttcctcttccACCATCTCTGTTGGGGTTTAAATGATTCAAAAACATTTAAGAATCATTGCACAACGGAAATATGACACTTCAAAATTTTACATCCACAAAAGCCATATTCAATTAGACATTCAAATAACCAACCAAGAATATCAAACATAGGATGTTTATGACTCATACCTTGCTATGTAAGCATAATTTGATATACGAGACAATGTTCAAGATTGATTACCGCCATCAATAACTATACAAGAAAATACGATACGCTGATAGACACCAACAATCTTCATCATCATGAAAATCATAAACCCACTTGGGTTTACTATGTTGGTAGCCATCTTCAAATGTAAGGAGGATGTAGGAGGCTATAGGATCTTCATTGGTTCTTTGTGATGTAAGAAACTGGCGCTTTTTTGTTATATTAGTATACCCAAGTTTAGCACCAGGCAACCAAGTATGAGTTGGGTTTTCAAAACTTTGCCAAAAAGGTTCAACTGAATTTGAACCAGAGTCTCTCAAAACTAAGTTTCCATCATCATGAATAAGTGTTGTTGCAGAGTTCAAAATGGTGGTggtgaatgtgacatttgtcaaccAAATCTGGGACATGGAGTCATTCAAGAGCACCAAACTACCATCAATGATTTTTAGTTCTGAACGAAATCTATCAGAGATGGATGTTTCTCTGTTTGCCACCCAAACTATAATAGAAGGATTCGAATAGAGCTTCTTATAATACCAGATGCCTATGTAATAGTTGGAAGAGTCACCTGCTTTGAAGAAACCAAGTTCAAACTGTCCACCTTTGGATATGATTGTATGGTCTCCAGACAGAGACTGGTTTGCAAATATGGTGTCGGCTCCAGATGAGATAGTGATGGATAAAGTGAAATACAGGAGGACCACAAACCTCTCTATACTTATTTCTTTGAAGAAGCACATGACTTGTAACAAATTTGGAaagtgagatatatatatatatatatatatatatatatatatatatagagagagagagagagagagagagaaacagagATGGGAGGTATTTTATCATATGCAGAAACATATCACCAGTATTGGATTTTATACAACTCACATTCAAGCCCTGAGCTGAAGTTCTTAATTGGTTTCTAGTCAACATAAATACTAATCTAACTTCACACCACATTTAAACCTTCTTAACAAACTGACCCTACTTTTATGCAAGCTTGAATGATACTGTTTGATCCTTTTTCTCTTTAACCTTTCATCAGACTTACATTTGCCTTTACCACTTTCCCTATCTTCCTCAGccatatattttccatataaacTTGATGTTCCATAGATGTGGCGAAGATGGTAACAAGGATCAACATAAGAAGATGATGAAGACACAATACCTTTCATGTGAGTTGGGCATATGAACTTAACAAAATCCACAATATCTGTGAAACATGAGTGATCAGAATACGCAACTGTGTAGATGTACTCATGCTGTTTTTCAACTTTATTTCTATATCTATTTCCTGTATCTAAATCAATTGTCTCTGTCTTCATAGAGGGAAGACCACAAGAAGATTTGTTTTTGTTTAGTGCCCATGGAAGGCCAGATGGCATGATGCCAATGGTGGGGCGCATGGTATTCAGTCCTTGTAGGGTTTCAATGCTAAAACTGTAACGAGGGACAGCTCGTATTCTTGTTAAAGTGGTTTTGGTTGTGAAGTTGTCATGTAATCCTAGAATATGCATTGTCTGTAATCTCTCTGGCCACACCCAAATCTGCATAAGCTGCATGCACTCCTTTTGATCCTTATCCTAACATATGTTGTTGACATGATAAGGAAACTATATGATTAATAGTGAATATTACCTTTACTTTCAGTGTGTTTGAGATGTAGAGTAATAATTCCTCTTTCCCTAATGAGTCTATGCCAATGATGATGTCATGCTCAGGATAAGAGTTGATGATATTCACCACCTGCAGATATAAGATTTTTCAATCAGATTATGGTCCTAAAAAGCATCCTATATTATAATTTGAAATtaaatacaataacatatatTAACTCAAATAAGGATCAAAATTGCAAGAGAAAACTTTGCAAAAATCAGATAAACTCAGGGACCATTTTCGTAATTTACTCTGATAACAACAACAGAACATCACCTGCTGGGCAGCAACATCCCTAGAAGGA includes:
- the LOC111890094 gene encoding G-type lectin S-receptor-like serine/threonine-protein kinase At2g19130 isoform X2; translation: MIVIPSQLFFFLSLFSIPSLSSGANNILAVNQSLTGNQTLVSPAEIFELGFFKPGQVQQLSYLETTEQWNLFWSQPRMQCEVYALCGAFGICSQSGLPFCNCLTDFEPTSESDWNQSDFSGGCVRKTDLQCGRIAEKPDFLMITVEKLPPHNSVAFGGAEECHTTCLNNCSCNAYAFVDNQCSVWNGDLLNLLEDNGRGKTIYVKVASKDLPHHKKSNSVNMGAVVGFVGGVVFVLGVILVLIFRKKRISLSVGKTRMEGSLVSFVYKDLQIATKRFSDKLGEGGFGSVFKGVLHDSSIVAVKKLESISQGEKQFRSEVSTIGTIQHVNLVRLRGFCAQGNNKLLVYDYMTNGSLDTHLFHGKQVLNWETRYQIALGTARGLVYLHEKCRDCIIHCDIKPENILLDAEFCPKIADFGLAKLVGRDFSRVLTSTRGTIGYLAPEWLSGVAITAKTDVYSYGMMLFELVYGKRNAEASEDSRSKYFPGLVANVLIHGTDILSVLDSRLNREACVEKVTKICKVACWCIQDEEERRPTMSMVERILEGVLDVDMPPIPKICDYYC
- the LOC111890094 gene encoding G-type lectin S-receptor-like serine/threonine-protein kinase At2g19130 isoform X1 — its product is MIVIPSQLFFFLSLFSIPSLSSGANNILAVNQSLTGNQTLVSPAEIFELGFFKPGQSPNYYIGIWYKNIRTTSETVVWVANRETPISDAFSSKLQIVNANLVLLNESNTQIWSTNITPTPTPTTSALSVVLLDDGNLVLRYNSSSSSTTPIWQSFDHPTNTFLPGGKFGYNKRTNTKQIITSWKSTEDPSMGPFSLEFDQDEKQYVIKWNRSVEYWTSGSWNGRIFSAVPEMSLNYIYNFSYVDNENESYFTYSLYNPSYISRFIIHFSGQVQQLSYLETTEQWNLFWSQPRMQCEVYALCGAFGICSQSGLPFCNCLTDFEPTSESDWNQSDFSGGCVRKTDLQCGRIAEKPDFLMITVEKLPPHNSVAFGGAEECHTTCLNNCSCNAYAFVDNQCSVWNGDLLNLLEDNGRGKTIYVKVASKDLPHHKKSNSVNMGAVVGFVGGVVFVLGVILVLIFRKKRISLSVGKTRMEGSLVSFVYKDLQIATKRFSDKLGEGGFGSVFKGVLHDSSIVAVKKLESISQGEKQFRSEVSTIGTIQHVNLVRLRGFCAQGNNKLLVYDYMTNGSLDTHLFHGKQVLNWETRYQIALGTARGLVYLHEKCRDCIIHCDIKPENILLDAEFCPKIADFGLAKLVGRDFSRVLTSTRGTIGYLAPEWLSGVAITAKTDVYSYGMMLFELVYGKRNAEASEDSRSKYFPGLVANVLIHGTDILSVLDSRLNREACVEKVTKICKVACWCIQDEEERRPTMSMVERILEGVLDVDMPPIPKICDYYC
- the LOC111890085 gene encoding G-type lectin S-receptor-like serine/threonine-protein kinase At2g19130, translating into MCFFKEISIERFVVLLYFTLSITISSGADTIFANQSLSGDHTIISKGGQFELGFFKAGDSSNYYIGIWYYKKLYSNPSIIVWVANRETSISDRFRSELKIIDGSLVLLNDSMSQIWLTNVTFTTTILNSATTLIHDDGNLVLRDSGSNSVEPFWQSFENPTHTWLPGAKLGYTNITKKRQFLTSQRTNEDPIASYILLTFEDGYQHSKPKWVYDFHDDEDCWCLSAYRIFLYSY
- the LOC111890096 gene encoding uncharacterized protein LOC111890096 isoform X2 → MERGMISVDRWAEGSQVYFLTHLHADHTAGLSSRWKKGPLFCSSITAKLFSPKFPGFDLSLLRVLEIGQWYSLSLVSLWSGLETRVEVIAIDANHCPGAVMYLFRGDFGNMLYTGDFRWEVASKITEMGKNMLLSALNNHKVDTLYIDNTYCNPSYSFPSRDVAAQQVVNIINSYPEHDIIIGIDSLGKEELLLYISNTLKVKIWVWPERLQTMHILGLHDNFTTKTTLTRIRAVPRYSFSIETLQGLNTMRPTIGIMPSGLPWALNKNKSSCGLPSMKTETIDLDTGNRYRNKVEKQHEYIYTVAYSDHSCFTDIVDFVKFICPTHMKGIVSSSSSYVDPCYHLRHIYGTSSLYGKYMAEEDRESGKGKCKSDERLKRKRIKQYHSSLHKSRVSLLRRFKCGVKLD
- the LOC111890096 gene encoding uncharacterized protein LOC111890096 isoform X1 is translated as MERGMISVDRWAEGSQVYFLTHLHADHTAGLSSRWKKGPLFCSSITAKLFSPKFPGFDLSLLRVLEIGQWYSLSLVSLWSGLETRVEVIAIDANHCPGAVMYLFRGDFGNMLYTGDFRWEVASKITEMGKNMLLSALNNHKVDTLYIDNTYCNPSYSFPSRDVAAQQVVNIINSYPEHDIIIGIDSLGKEELLLYISNTLKVKLMQIWVWPERLQTMHILGLHDNFTTKTTLTRIRAVPRYSFSIETLQGLNTMRPTIGIMPSGLPWALNKNKSSCGLPSMKTETIDLDTGNRYRNKVEKQHEYIYTVAYSDHSCFTDIVDFVKFICPTHMKGIVSSSSSYVDPCYHLRHIYGTSSLYGKYMAEEDRESGKGKCKSDERLKRKRIKQYHSSLHKSRVSLLRRFKCGVKLD